In one Streptomyces sp. T12 genomic region, the following are encoded:
- a CDS encoding chorismate-binding protein has translation MLDLPPLARFGDRVATGLIDVTSDPAALDSPGFWAVCADFEGGLTCARFRDVRREPVPAPVPGEWQGPAAGDWTSSLDRAAYTAGVRRIREHIAAGEVYQANLCRVLSAPIGPDADVDALTALLARGNPAPYAGTIRLPEHGVEIATASPELFLRREGRVVESGPIKGTGRTEADLLEKDFAENVMIVDLVRNDIGRVCATGTVTVPDLCAVEKHPGLVHLVSTVRGELRADAGWPELLDAAFPPGSVTGAPKSSALRIIDALETAPRGPYCGGIGWVDADRGVGELAVGIRTFWIDRAARALRFGTGAGITWGSDPEGEWRETELKASRLLAVASGAYAVSGEGLQS, from the coding sequence GTGCTCGACCTCCCTCCTCTCGCCCGCTTCGGTGACCGCGTCGCCACCGGCCTCATCGACGTCACCAGCGACCCGGCGGCCCTGGACTCCCCTGGTTTCTGGGCCGTCTGCGCCGACTTCGAGGGCGGTCTGACCTGCGCCCGCTTCCGGGACGTACGAAGGGAGCCCGTGCCCGCCCCGGTGCCGGGGGAGTGGCAGGGCCCGGCGGCCGGTGACTGGACGTCTTCCCTGGATCGCGCCGCGTACACGGCGGGCGTACGGCGTATCCGCGAGCACATCGCGGCCGGCGAGGTCTATCAGGCGAACCTCTGCCGTGTCCTGAGCGCGCCGATCGGCCCCGACGCCGACGTGGACGCCCTCACCGCGCTGCTCGCCCGCGGCAACCCGGCGCCGTACGCAGGAACGATCCGGCTGCCGGAGCACGGTGTGGAGATCGCCACCGCCTCCCCCGAGCTGTTCCTGCGCAGGGAGGGGCGGGTCGTGGAGTCCGGGCCGATCAAGGGCACTGGGCGCACCGAGGCGGACCTTCTGGAGAAGGACTTCGCCGAGAACGTGATGATCGTCGACCTCGTGCGCAACGACATCGGCCGGGTGTGTGCCACCGGGACCGTGACCGTCCCCGACCTGTGCGCCGTCGAGAAGCATCCTGGGCTTGTCCATCTGGTGTCGACCGTGCGTGGTGAGCTGCGTGCCGACGCCGGGTGGCCCGAGCTGCTCGACGCCGCCTTCCCGCCCGGCTCGGTCACCGGTGCGCCCAAGTCGAGTGCGCTGCGGATCATCGACGCGTTGGAGACGGCGCCGCGCGGGCCGTACTGCGGTGGCATCGGCTGGGTCGACGCCGACCGGGGCGTCGGTGAGCTGGCCGTCGGGATACGTACCTTCTGGATCGACCGGGCCGCGAGGGCGCTGCGGTTCGGTACCGGTGCCGGGATCACCTGGGGGTCGGACCCGGAGGGGGAATGGCGGGAGACCGAACTGAAGGCGTCCCGGCTGCTCGCGGTAGCGTCGGGAGCGTATGCGGTGAGTGGAGAGGGACTGCAATCGTGA